A window of Apium graveolens cultivar Ventura chromosome 8, ASM990537v1, whole genome shotgun sequence contains these coding sequences:
- the LOC141678567 gene encoding aspartyl protease family protein 2, producing the protein MSIFLISLLILIHFSPSSSSTTNDQYYLKLPLLHKTPFHPNPTQSLSSDLHRISTLHKKSPQLPLTSGASTGSGQYFVDLRIGTPPQRLLLVADTGSDLVWVSCSACRNCSKHPPNTSFFPRHSTTFSPHHCFDSSCKLIPHPRHVACNHTRLHSPCRYEYSYSDGSFTSGFFSRETTTFNTSSGNVVKHNKLAFGCGFNQSGPSVSGPSFNGANGVIGLGRGPISLPSQLGRRFGNKFSYCLMDYTLSPPPTSFLLFGNNDAVKKSYTPLLVNPLSPTFYYVGIKSVYIEGVKLPISPSTWAIDGFGNGGTIVDSGTTLTFLPDPVYNRILNAVNKLVTLPSPDETTPGFDFCINVSSVSTLILPKLSFKLVGKSVFSPPPSNYFIDTAEDVKCLALQPVGLPSSFSVIGNLMQQGFLFEFDSDRLQLGFSRRGCALP; encoded by the coding sequence atgtCCATCTTCTTAATCTCTCTCCTCATTCTCATTCacttctctccctcctcctcctcCACCACTAACGACCAATACTACCTAAAACTCCCTCTCCTTCACAAAACACCATTTCATCCAAACCCTACCCAATCTCTCTCCTCTGACCTCCACCGCATCTCTACCCTCCACAAAAAGTCCCCACAACTCCCACTCACTTCCGGTGCATCCACCGGAAGTGGCCAGTACTTCGTAGACCTACGGATAGGTACTCCACCTCAACGTCTCCTCCTCGTCGCCGACACTGGTAGTGACCTAGTTTGGGTCTCTTGCTCCGCTTGTCGTAACTGCTCTAAACACCCGCCAAACACCTCATTTTTCCCGCGTCATTCAACCACATTTTCACCTCACCATTGCTTTGACAGCTCATGCAAGCTCATTCCTCACCCTAGACACGTCGCGTGTAATCACACGCGCCTCCATAGTCCATGCAGATACGAATATTCGTATTCAGACGGATCGTTCACTAGCGGCTTTTTTAGTCGTGAAACCACTACTTTTAATACTAGCTCGGGCAATGTGGTTAAGCATAATAAACTCGCATTTGGATGCGGGTTTAACCAATCCGGGCCAAGTGTTTCTGGCCCGAGTTTTAACGGGGCCAACGGCGTGATCGGATTAGGACGTGGGCCCATTTCCTTACCCTCTCAATTAGGAAGAAGATTCGGTAACAAGTTTTCATATTGTCTCATGGATTACACTCTTTCACCACCTCCTACAAGCTTTTTACTGTTCGGAAACAATGACGCAGTAAAAAAAAGTTACACCCCATTGTTAGTAAACCCTTTGTCACCTACATTTTACTACGTAGGCATCAAAAGTGTATATATTGAAGGTGTTAAATTACCTATAAGTCCATCTACTTGGGCTATTGATGGGTTTGGTAATGGTGGGACCATAGTGGACTCGGGTACCACACTCACATTTTTACCCGACCCGGTTTATAATCGGATCCTAAATGCGGTTAATAAGCTGGTTACGTTACCAAGTCCAGATGAGACAACTCCTGGTTTTGATTTTTGTATAAACGTGTCAAGCGTGTCAACACTGATTTTACCCAAACTGAGTTTTAAACTCGTTGGCAAGTCAGTGTTCTCGCCACCTCCGAGTAACTATTTTATTGACACTGCGGAAGATGTTAAATGCTTGGCTTTACAACCGGTTGGATTGCCATCCTCGTTTTCGGTGATAGGAAATTTAATGCAACAAGGGTTTTTGTTCGAGTTCGATTCGGATCGGTTACAGCTCGGATTTTCGAGACGAGGTTGTGCCCTACCATAG
- the LOC141678140 gene encoding small polypeptide DEVIL 4-like: MKMMSNGNSMGASKRRIASKGLGGVLRQQRARLYIIRRCVVMLLCWHE; this comes from the coding sequence ATGAAGATGATGAGCAATGGCAATAGTATGGGAGCATCCAAGAGAAGGATTGCAAGCAAAGGACTTGGAGGAGTATTGAGACAACAAAGAGCTAGATTATATATTATTAGAAGATGTGTAGTCATGCTCCTTTGCTGGCATGAGTAA